A window of Ignavibacteriota bacterium contains these coding sequences:
- the mtaB gene encoding tRNA (N(6)-L-threonylcarbamoyladenosine(37)-C(2))-methylthiotransferase MtaB has protein sequence MKKVSLQTLGCKVNFAETSTLGRQFVERGFTIVDDSQPSDVFVLNTCSVTERADKECRQLIRRALRKSPNAFVVVTGCYAQLQPDEISTIEGVDLILGAKEKFNIFNYANGFQKRGVPQVFVSCIDEVEDFISSYSGDVDGRTRAFLKVQDGCDYTCSFCTIPLARGESRSQSVERIINEARTLVEKGFKEIVLTGVNVGDYGRKIGTTFFELIKSLDDVDGLERIRVSSIEPNLLTPEIVEFILNSKRFCNHFHIPMQSGSDTILKQMRRRYLTNEYRSLIEFIKKLDADAGIGADVLVGFPGETDELFSETATFIADMPISYLHVFTYSERENTIATEFDKVVEPRIRHERNNILRIVSQKKRHEFATSFVGRTVPVLFEGEAHEGVASGLVTNYLRVHVPATESYVNQVESVKILSIDGEICNGELVNAVKVESESDFAYSCTTV, from the coding sequence ATGAAAAAAGTCTCTCTCCAAACATTAGGTTGCAAAGTGAACTTTGCGGAAACTTCAACGCTCGGTCGTCAGTTCGTCGAGCGGGGTTTCACCATTGTTGATGATTCTCAACCCTCGGATGTATTTGTGTTGAACACATGCAGTGTCACCGAGCGTGCCGATAAAGAATGTCGGCAGTTGATTCGCCGTGCGCTGAGAAAATCTCCGAATGCATTTGTAGTTGTCACCGGTTGTTACGCTCAACTCCAACCTGATGAAATATCAACAATTGAAGGAGTGGATTTGATTTTGGGAGCGAAAGAAAAGTTCAACATCTTCAACTACGCAAACGGATTTCAGAAGCGGGGCGTTCCACAAGTGTTTGTTTCATGTATTGATGAAGTGGAAGATTTCATCTCAAGTTATTCCGGTGATGTTGATGGACGAACGAGAGCATTTCTCAAAGTTCAAGATGGATGCGATTATACCTGTTCGTTCTGTACGATTCCGCTTGCACGTGGGGAAAGCAGAAGTCAATCGGTGGAACGAATCATCAACGAGGCGCGTACACTTGTAGAAAAGGGATTTAAGGAAATTGTTTTGACCGGAGTGAACGTCGGGGATTACGGTCGGAAAATCGGGACAACATTTTTTGAACTCATCAAATCTCTCGATGATGTTGATGGATTGGAACGCATCCGCGTTAGTTCGATTGAACCGAATCTGCTCACGCCGGAAATTGTAGAGTTCATTCTCAACTCGAAACGATTCTGCAATCATTTCCATATCCCGATGCAGAGCGGAAGCGATACTATCCTGAAACAAATGCGCCGCCGTTACCTGACGAATGAATATCGTTCGTTGATTGAATTCATAAAAAAACTTGATGCAGATGCAGGCATAGGCGCTGATGTTCTTGTCGGATTTCCGGGTGAAACAGATGAGTTGTTCAGTGAGACTGCAACGTTCATTGCTGACATGCCGATTTCTTATTTACATGTTTTCACATACTCAGAGCGAGAAAACACGATTGCGACTGAATTCGATAAAGTAGTTGAACCGCGCATCCGTCACGAACGAAACAACATTCTCAGAATTGTCAGTCAAAAGAAGCGGCACGAATTTGCGACATCGTTTGTTGGAAGAACGGTTCCGGTTTTGTTTGAAGGAGAAGCGCACGAAGGAGTTGCCTCAGGGTTGGTGACAAATTATCTTCGTGTTCATGTTCCTGCAACAGAATCGTATGTAAATCAAGTCGAATCAGTTAAAATACTTTCAATTGACGGTGAAATATGCAACGGGGAACTTGTCAACGCTGTGAAAGTTGAATCTGAATCTGATTTTGCGTATTCTTGTACCACAGTTTAA
- the rpsA gene encoding 30S ribosomal protein S1, translated as MTETVTSIPQEPVLSTPLEPKRPAALKKPPKFLVDEEFGGYTQDEMQELARMYDTTFHDVKEGEIVRGKIVAINDDGVAIDIGFKSEGIVSIVEFPNIDELKPGDEIEVFLQSVEDKEGQLVLSRKRADFIRIWERILRAHDTQEVLQGKISRRIKGGLVVDLFGIEAFLPGSQIDVRPVRDFDQFLGKSMDFRVVKVNHPYENVVVSHKALIEEELAGQRKEILDRLEKGQVLEGVVKAITDFGVFVDLGGVDGLVHITDLSWGRVNHPSEIVKLDQVMNVAVLDFGEDKKRISLGIKQLQAHPWENIEAKYPLQTKVTGKVVSMADYGAFIEIEKGIEGLIHISEMSWTQHIKHPSQLVSMGQMVDAIILSLDKENKKISLGMKQLEPDPWLSFLQKYPINSIHKGAVRNLTNFGAFVELEPGFDGLVHISDLSWTKKIRHPAEVLKKAQEIEVMILGIDAEARRISLGHKQVKDNPWDGFEQFYSKGIETEGVINRIIEKGVIVELPMGVDAFVPATHLTTASLKNVGEKFKNGDVLPLKVIEFDKENKKIVLSAVEYFKDKEQKMMDDYINKFKLPKMTMKDIASVEGKPIEIAPEMLNEQAPPPEFLV; from the coding sequence ATGACAGAAACAGTAACATCAATCCCTCAGGAACCGGTTCTTTCAACACCGTTAGAACCAAAACGCCCGGCGGCTTTGAAGAAGCCACCGAAATTTCTTGTTGACGAAGAATTTGGAGGCTACACGCAAGACGAAATGCAAGAACTTGCCAGGATGTATGATACAACTTTCCATGATGTAAAGGAAGGTGAAATAGTACGGGGCAAAATCGTTGCAATAAATGATGATGGCGTAGCCATTGATATCGGATTCAAGTCGGAAGGAATTGTATCAATCGTCGAGTTCCCGAACATTGATGAATTAAAACCGGGAGACGAAATTGAAGTATTCTTACAAAGCGTCGAAGACAAAGAAGGACAACTTGTTCTTTCCCGTAAGCGCGCAGATTTTATCAGAATCTGGGAACGAATTCTCAGAGCGCACGATACGCAGGAAGTATTACAAGGAAAAATCAGCCGAAGAATCAAAGGCGGTTTAGTTGTAGATTTATTTGGCATCGAAGCATTTCTCCCCGGCTCACAAATTGACGTTCGACCGGTTCGTGACTTCGACCAGTTCCTCGGTAAGTCAATGGACTTCCGCGTGGTCAAAGTAAATCACCCGTACGAAAACGTAGTCGTCAGCCATAAAGCGCTCATCGAAGAAGAACTCGCAGGACAACGGAAAGAAATTCTCGACCGGCTTGAAAAGGGTCAGGTACTTGAAGGCGTTGTCAAAGCAATCACCGACTTTGGTGTGTTCGTTGACTTGGGCGGCGTTGATGGTTTGGTTCACATTACCGATTTATCATGGGGTCGTGTCAATCATCCGTCAGAGATTGTCAAACTTGACCAGGTGATGAATGTCGCCGTGCTTGATTTCGGTGAAGACAAGAAACGTATTTCACTTGGTATCAAACAACTTCAGGCACATCCATGGGAAAACATCGAAGCAAAATATCCGCTACAAACAAAAGTAACAGGTAAAGTTGTTTCAATGGCAGACTATGGAGCATTCATTGAAATTGAAAAGGGCATCGAAGGTCTTATTCACATTTCTGAAATGAGTTGGACACAGCACATCAAACATCCGTCTCAATTAGTTTCGATGGGACAAATGGTTGATGCAATTATCCTTTCGCTCGACAAAGAGAACAAGAAAATTTCTCTTGGTATGAAACAACTCGAACCAGACCCATGGTTGAGTTTCTTACAGAAGTACCCCATCAATTCGATTCACAAAGGAGCGGTTCGCAATCTCACCAACTTCGGTGCGTTTGTGGAACTTGAGCCCGGTTTCGATGGGCTTGTTCACATTTCCGACTTATCATGGACGAAGAAGATTCGCCATCCAGCCGAAGTGTTGAAGAAAGCACAGGAAATCGAAGTAATGATTCTTGGAATTGATGCAGAAGCACGCCGGATTTCACTCGGACACAAACAAGTGAAAGACAATCCTTGGGATGGATTTGAACAATTCTACTCGAAGGGTATCGAAACTGAAGGTGTTATCAATCGCATCATTGAAAAAGGAGTCATCGTTGAACTTCCGATGGGAGTTGATGCCTTCGTTCCGGCAACACATCTTACAACGGCTTCGTTGAAGAACGTTGGCGAGAAGTTTAAGAACGGAGATGTTCTTCCCTTGAAGGTAATCGAATTCGATAAAGAGAATAAGAAAATCGTTCTCTCGGCAGTCGAATACTTTAAAGATAAAGAACAGAAGATGATGGATGATTACATCAACAAATTCAAACTTCCGAAGATGACGATGAAGGATATTGCTTCAGTCGAAGGAAAGCCGATAGAGATAGCGCCGGAAATGCTCAACGAGCAAGCGCCGCCTCCGGAATTCCTGGTTTAA